Proteins from one Salinispora arenicola genomic window:
- a CDS encoding PadR family transcriptional regulator, whose product MELTPAELTVLGLIIERPQHGYDLEQVIEQRGIRRWTEIGFSSIYYLLGKLEQRGLLHVPEAPTGKSRRVFHATEEGRRAAARGVLTLVADARPVPHPLLVGVANLSLLSAQQYAQALRTRLAQVEAQIAAVQDAQAIQERDTQGVPPLATRELFSYSLSLMEAERQWLASRVQEPDGEQD is encoded by the coding sequence ATGGAGCTGACTCCCGCCGAGCTGACCGTGTTGGGCCTGATCATCGAACGGCCGCAACACGGCTACGACCTGGAACAGGTGATCGAACAGCGCGGCATCCGACGGTGGACAGAGATCGGCTTCTCCTCGATCTACTATCTGCTCGGCAAGCTCGAGCAACGCGGCCTCCTCCACGTTCCGGAGGCGCCGACCGGGAAGTCCCGCCGCGTCTTCCACGCCACCGAAGAGGGCCGCCGGGCCGCCGCACGCGGCGTACTGACACTGGTCGCCGACGCACGGCCGGTCCCCCATCCCCTGCTGGTCGGTGTCGCCAACCTGTCCCTGCTCTCGGCGCAGCAGTACGCACAGGCGCTACGCACCCGACTGGCGCAGGTCGAAGCCCAGATCGCCGCGGTCCAGGACGCCCAGGCGATCCAGGAACGGGACACGCAGGGCGTCCCACCACTCGCGACACGCGAACTGTTCTCCTACTCCCTCAGCCTCATGGAGGCAGAAAGGCAGTGGCTCGCCAGCCGAGTCCAGGAACCCGATGGTGAACAAGACTGA
- a CDS encoding GyrI-like domain-containing protein: protein MVNKTDEKIDFKKTLDAYRAQSGRLRIVDVPDMQYLMTDGHGDPGTSPAFAEAIAMLYPVAYGLKFASKRDLGRDYVVPPLEGLWWAEDMDSFTTARDRTQWDWTVMLMVPEWIDQSMFEAAIEQVRATHRAARLDHVRLQTLSEGRCVQTLHLGSFDNEADVLEHMHHEFIPSHGLRMTGKHHEIYFNDFRKVAPDKLRTILRQPVTDIRA from the coding sequence ATGGTGAACAAGACTGACGAAAAGATCGACTTCAAGAAGACCCTCGACGCGTATCGCGCGCAATCGGGTCGACTGCGGATTGTCGACGTACCCGACATGCAGTACCTCATGACCGACGGCCACGGTGATCCCGGCACCTCACCCGCCTTCGCCGAGGCGATCGCGATGCTCTACCCGGTGGCGTACGGACTGAAGTTCGCCAGCAAGCGAGACCTCGGGCGCGACTACGTCGTCCCGCCGCTGGAGGGCCTGTGGTGGGCCGAGGACATGGACTCCTTCACCACCGCACGGGACAGGACGCAGTGGGACTGGACAGTGATGCTCATGGTCCCGGAATGGATTGACCAGAGCATGTTCGAGGCGGCCATCGAGCAGGTCAGGGCCACACACCGAGCGGCTCGGCTCGACCATGTCCGCCTCCAGACGCTGTCCGAAGGACGGTGCGTGCAGACGCTGCACCTCGGCTCCTTCGACAACGAGGCCGACGTACTCGAACACATGCATCACGAGTTCATCCCCAGCCACGGGCTCCGCATGACCGGAAAGCACCACGAGATCTACTTCAACGACTTCCGCAAGGTCGCACCAGACAAGCTACGCACCATCCTCCGACAGCCGGTCACCGACATCCGGGCATAG
- a CDS encoding CapA family protein, with protein MGNNRGIVVAATGDLLIARDRPHDIFRYVRDLLTEADVTFGQLETAYSDQGSLGSSGPRGGVPHDVENLVAIPHAGFDVISMASNHAGDWGADALLDCIERCRRHGITVVGAGADIGEARRPGIIERDGTRVGFLAYCSVAPDGYYAGPGKHGVAPMRARTHYEPFEYDQPGGPPLVRTSPDESDLAALVANIGELRDQVDVLIVSLHWGLHFQPARLADYQPVVAHAAIDAGADAVIGHHPHILKPVEVYRGKVIFYSLGNFALEINERWWQSYSKEWFEKANEFHQERSPHRDLKEEARNSAIVRLHIVDGRIDRVGVVPVVINEAHEPVPHRADTTDGRAVRAYLAQITAEVGIDTTFDVVDNEVLVRVR; from the coding sequence GTGGGTAATAATCGGGGGATCGTCGTTGCCGCCACCGGTGACCTGCTCATCGCACGCGACCGCCCACACGACATCTTCCGGTACGTGCGAGACCTGTTGACCGAGGCGGACGTCACCTTCGGCCAGTTGGAGACCGCGTACTCAGACCAGGGATCCCTGGGCTCGTCCGGACCGCGCGGAGGCGTACCGCACGACGTGGAGAACCTGGTGGCGATCCCGCACGCGGGCTTCGACGTCATTTCGATGGCGAGCAACCACGCCGGCGACTGGGGGGCCGACGCGTTACTCGACTGCATCGAGCGGTGTCGGCGCCACGGCATCACCGTGGTGGGTGCGGGGGCGGACATCGGCGAGGCGCGCCGGCCGGGGATCATCGAACGGGACGGGACCCGGGTCGGATTCCTGGCCTACTGCTCGGTCGCGCCGGATGGCTACTACGCCGGGCCGGGTAAGCACGGTGTGGCGCCGATGCGGGCGAGAACGCACTATGAACCGTTCGAGTACGACCAGCCGGGCGGCCCGCCCCTGGTCAGAACCTCGCCGGACGAATCCGATCTGGCGGCGCTCGTCGCGAACATCGGTGAGTTGCGCGATCAGGTGGACGTGCTGATCGTGTCGCTGCACTGGGGCCTGCATTTTCAGCCCGCACGGCTCGCGGACTACCAGCCGGTGGTGGCGCACGCGGCGATCGACGCCGGCGCCGACGCGGTGATCGGGCACCACCCGCACATCCTGAAGCCGGTGGAGGTCTATCGAGGCAAGGTCATCTTCTACAGTCTGGGCAACTTCGCCCTCGAGATCAACGAGCGCTGGTGGCAGTCGTACAGCAAGGAATGGTTCGAGAAGGCGAACGAGTTCCACCAGGAACGTTCCCCCCACCGGGACCTGAAGGAGGAGGCCCGGAACTCGGCGATCGTGCGGCTGCACATCGTCGACGGTCGCATCGACCGGGTTGGGGTCGTACCTGTGGTGATCAACGAGGCGCATGAGCCGGTACCGCATCGGGCGGACACAACGGACGGGCGCGCGGTCCGCGCCTACCTGGCGCAGATCACGGCCGAGGTGGGGATCGACACCACCTTCGACGTGGTCGACAACGAGGTCCTGGTCCGCGTCCGATAG